From one Ahaetulla prasina isolate Xishuangbanna chromosome 18, ASM2864084v1, whole genome shotgun sequence genomic stretch:
- the TNFRSF4 gene encoding tumor necrosis factor receptor superfamily member 4, translated as MKRSLGWISLAASLWSSLGWGLTCSDNEYPLSKRKCCKYCPAGEQLAKRCTETSPTECEPCDENYYNDAYTYSQCKPCTDCHADRGLREIRPCQATSNTVCACLPGHAPEESQEEKRCKPCPSGYFSLGGNEKCRPWTNCTASGRKILQSGKQDADTICDKPSSKIPTRRTVTRPTPFPKETAAITRKLDPPPIVVPKTGFVWILITVVPLLTVAGILVFLFFYCRTKKKKLDILCTEIYNVPCKDKENDYRMPIQEQEVSVKSDFVQG; from the exons ATGAAGCGGAGTTTGGGGTGGATTTCACTGGCTGCGTCTCTCTGGTCCTCGCTGGGTTGGGGGCTGACGTGTTCGGACAACGAATATCCCCTCTCCAAAAGGAAATGCTGCAAATATTGTCCTGCAG GAGAACAGCTAGCGAAACGTTGCACGGAGACATCCCCAACCGAGTGCGAACCGTGCGATGAGAATTACTACAACGACGCCTATACCTACTCGCAGTGTAAACCGTGCACAGACTGTCACGCCG ACCGAGGCCTTCGGGAGATAAGACCGTGCCAGGCAACTTCAAATACCGTCTGCGCCTGCCTTCCGGGCCACGCTCCCGAAGAGAGCCAGGAGGAGAAAA GATGCAAACCCTGTCCCAGCGGGTATTTTTCCCTCGGAGGGAACGAGAAATGTCGTCCTTGGACCAA TTGCACAGCCAGCGGCAGGAAAATCCTACAATCCGGGAAGCAGGACGCCGATACGATTTGTGACAAACCATCCAGCAAGATTCCCACCCGCCGCACCGTCACGCGACCCACTCCCTTTCCCAAGGAGACTGCCGCCATCACCAGGAAGCTGGATCCACCTCCAATTGTTGTGCCAAAAACAG gatttgTTTGGATCTTGATCACCGTTGTTCCCCTGCTGACCGTAGCTGGAATCTTGGTATTCCTGTTCTTTTATTgcaggacaaagaaaaagaaactggacaTTTTGTGCACTGAAATTTATAATGTCCCCTGCAAGG aCAAAGAGAACGATTATCGAATGCCAATCCAAGAACAAGAAGTCAGCGTTAAATCCGATTTTGTACAGGGCTGA